The genomic interval GTCAACTTCATTTAGTCAGCCTATTCAATCAAATATTATTGTTAAAAATATTACCGATGGAATTGAGCATTCACAGTTTATTTTCAGAGATGAAAACAAAAATCAGGAGTTTGATAATGGCGACGCAATATTTATTGTATTTGGAGATTCGATTGGAAAACCTGCGACAAATTTATCAAATCTTAAAATAGGCTGGTCTATGACTTTGGTAAACGATACAACAATAATTGAAAGTGATAGAATACATCCAAGTTATGGAGACGTTTATAAGATTAGTACAAAAAAACCATTTAGAAATGATGAGTTCTATCAATTTACGACTAAAGCACAAAAATTGGATTTATCAAAAGCAAAAAAAGAACTTGATGATATTGCCGTTGTACCAAATCCATATGTTGGCGCCGCTTCTTGGGAAAAATATTCAAATGAAGTAGGAAGAGGTGAAAGAAAAATTAATTTTATTCATTTACCTCACAAATGCACCATAAGAATATATACTATCAGCGGCAAACTTGTTGATACAATTGAACATGACAGTAATATTCAAGACGGACAGGAAAGCTGGGATTTAGTATCAAAGGATTCAATGGATATTTCATTTGGAGTATATGTATTTCACGTTGATGCGCCCGGTATAGGTGAAAAAGTAGGAAGATTTGCAATTATTAAATAATAAGAAGGTAACAATTTATTCGGGGGAAACTATGAATAAATTATTTCGAATAATAATTTTATTCAATATTTTATTTATTTCGTATACTAACTCAACACTTGCGCAGAATGTTTCTAAGACTGGAACTACTTCAGCGGAATTTTTAGGAATAGGCGTTGGCGGCAATGCGCTTGGTTTAGGCGGAGCATTTGTAAGTGTGGCAAATGACGCTTCGGCGCTTTATTGGAATGCCGGTGGTATTGCCAATTCTGAAAAATATTCGGGTATTGTTGTTCATACAAACTGGATTGCCGAAACAAGTTTTGACTATGCCGGGTTAGTCATTCCAATGGGCGAATTTGGTAATATTGGATTTAGTTTTACTTCATTATCTATGGATGATATGAAAGTTCGGACTATCGAACTTCCGGAAGGAACAGGAGAATATTTTTCAGCGGGAGATATTTCATTTGGAGTTTCATACGCAAGAAAACTTACTGAAAGATTTTCAATCGGCTTTACAGCAAAATATATACAACAAAATATTTGGCATATGAAGGCAAGCGCATTCGCCATTGATGCGGGTACGCTTTTTAAAACTGATCTTTTCGGTGGAATGACTATTGGTGCTTCTATTTCAAATTTTGGAACAACCATGAAAATGGACGGAAGAGATACTAGATATTTTATCCGCGTGGATGATTCTAAATTGGGGTCTAACGACAGAATACCAACCAACATCGAACTTGATCAATGGGAACTTCCTTTAATATTCCAAATTGGCGTTTCTACATTTGTATTTAATTATGATGATTACAAACTATTAATAGCCGCTGACGCGATT from Ignavibacteriota bacterium carries:
- a CDS encoding PorV/PorQ family protein, with the translated sequence MNKLFRIIILFNILFISYTNSTLAQNVSKTGTTSAEFLGIGVGGNALGLGGAFVSVANDASALYWNAGGIANSEKYSGIVVHTNWIAETSFDYAGLVIPMGEFGNIGFSFTSLSMDDMKVRTIELPEGTGEYFSAGDISFGVSYARKLTERFSIGFTAKYIQQNIWHMKASAFAIDAGTLFKTDLFGGMTIGASISNFGTTMKMDGRDTRYFIRVDDSKLGSNDRIPTNIELDQWELPLIFQIGVSTFVFNYDDYKLLIAADAIVPNSDYQSMNVGAEFSFLDYIKIRGGYNSLFLQDGEGGLSLGVGVNSKMLLSTAKVNFDYAYRDFGRLNFIHTFSLGFDF